From one Rhizobium sp. CIAT894 genomic stretch:
- a CDS encoding HAD family hydrolase: MSLPMPRGFEKPYAAFLFDMDGTILNSIRAAERVWGDWAKRQGLDVAAFLPKMHGSRGVDTIARLNLPGVDPEHEARLVTEAEIADVGDVVAIPGAAAFLSTLPPDRWAIVTSSPLRLAHRRLEAAGLPLPKFIVTAEDVKVGKPDPQCYILGAERLGVSTRDCLVFEDVAAGITAGEAAGADVMVVTATHHQKMETSHPTLSSYDEISVRISADRRMLIVPAAA; the protein is encoded by the coding sequence TTGTCCCTGCCGATGCCCCGCGGCTTCGAGAAGCCTTATGCCGCCTTCCTGTTCGATATGGACGGCACCATCCTCAATTCGATCCGTGCCGCCGAGCGTGTCTGGGGCGACTGGGCAAAGCGTCAGGGGCTCGATGTCGCCGCCTTTTTGCCGAAGATGCATGGATCGCGCGGTGTCGACACGATCGCCCGCCTGAATCTGCCCGGCGTCGATCCCGAACATGAGGCCAGGCTGGTGACCGAGGCCGAAATCGCCGACGTCGGCGATGTCGTAGCCATTCCGGGTGCCGCGGCGTTCCTGAGTACGCTGCCGCCGGATCGCTGGGCGATCGTCACCTCTTCGCCGCTGCGTCTTGCCCATCGGCGGCTGGAGGCGGCAGGCCTGCCGCTGCCGAAATTCATAGTGACGGCGGAGGATGTGAAGGTCGGAAAACCCGATCCGCAATGTTATATTCTGGGCGCCGAACGTCTCGGCGTCAGCACGCGGGATTGCCTGGTGTTCGAGGATGTCGCCGCCGGAATTACCGCCGGCGAGGCGGCCGGCGCCGATGTCATGGTCGTCACGGCAACCCATCACCAGAAGATGGAAACCTCGCATCCGACCCTCTCATCCTATGATGAGATTTCGGTCCGCATCTCTGCCGACCGCAGAATGCTGATCGTCCCCGCCGCGGCCTGA
- a CDS encoding nitrate reductase, which translates to MAAEVKTTCPYCGVGCGVIATVDEAGAVSVKGDPEHPSNFGRLCSKGSALAETIDLDGRLLYPEIAGARSGWDEALDLVARRFSETIAEHGPDSVAFYVSGQLLTEDYYLANKLMKGFIGSANIDTNSRLCMSSSVAGHRRAFGADTVPGTYEDIELADLVVLTGSNLAWCHPVIYQRLAAAKAARPNMRIVVIDPRRTMTCDIADLHLAIRPDGDVALFMGLLAHLATSPAIDQNYIASHTEGFAGAFAAAAALDINDLLERTGLPAMQVREFFRLFETTEKVVTCYSQGVNQSSSGTDKVNAILNCHLATGRIGRPGMGPFSLTGQPNAMGGREVGGLANMLAAHMAIENPQDRDRVQRFWESPVIAAKPGLKAVDMFRAVADGRIKALWIMATNPVVSMPDADSVESAIAACPFVVVSDILRETDTARHAKVLLPSLGWGEKDGTVTNSERRISRQRPFLGLPGDARADWWQLAEVGRRMGFAAAFDFDTPAEIFAEHAALSAFENDGSRDFDIGARAGISGDAYDVLSPFQWPQAAGTEPGVTRFFADGGFYHADGKARFVAVEPPETSRTNADFPFTLNTGRIRDQWHTMTRTGKSARLSAHIAEPFAEIHPRDAIETGISSAGLVEIDSPYGKAIVRALVTDRQARGGIFAPMHWNDQFAAKARIDAVVAPITDPFSGQPASKNVAIAIRPFRATHYGFAVSAAKPATPDAGYWALAKADGGWRLELAFAEAVEDWTAWCRAVFAIPDEVEPLGYADRQSGDLRLAFFDGETLLAALFLAREPVAVARNWAISQLTTSHGDLRKRFALVAGRPGAGRPDPGATVCSCFSVGVNQIAAAVRGGCHSVEAVGKETSAGTNCGSCRSEIGRIIDRCLAAAAE; encoded by the coding sequence ATGGCGGCTGAGGTCAAGACCACCTGCCCCTATTGCGGCGTCGGCTGCGGCGTTATCGCGACAGTCGACGAGGCAGGCGCCGTCAGCGTCAAGGGAGATCCTGAGCATCCGTCGAATTTCGGCCGGCTCTGCTCGAAGGGTTCGGCGCTTGCCGAAACCATCGATCTCGACGGCCGGCTTCTTTATCCCGAAATCGCAGGCGCACGCAGCGGCTGGGACGAGGCGCTCGATCTGGTCGCCCGGCGTTTTTCCGAAACGATCGCCGAACACGGGCCTGATTCCGTGGCCTTCTACGTCTCCGGCCAGTTGCTGACCGAAGATTACTACCTCGCCAACAAGCTGATGAAGGGCTTCATCGGTTCGGCCAATATCGACACCAACTCCAGGCTCTGCATGTCCTCATCCGTGGCCGGCCATCGCCGCGCCTTCGGCGCCGATACCGTGCCGGGGACCTATGAGGATATCGAACTTGCGGATCTGGTGGTGCTCACCGGCTCCAACCTCGCCTGGTGTCATCCCGTCATCTACCAGCGCCTTGCCGCCGCCAAGGCGGCGCGGCCGAACATGCGGATCGTTGTGATCGATCCGCGCCGGACGATGACATGCGATATCGCCGACCTGCATCTGGCCATCCGCCCGGACGGCGACGTGGCGCTGTTCATGGGACTGCTCGCCCATCTGGCCACAAGCCCCGCGATCGACCAGAATTATATTGCCTCGCACACCGAAGGTTTCGCGGGTGCCTTTGCGGCCGCCGCAGCACTTGATATCAACGATCTCCTGGAGCGGACCGGCCTGCCGGCCATGCAGGTCCGGGAATTCTTCCGGCTGTTCGAGACGACTGAGAAAGTCGTGACCTGCTACAGCCAGGGCGTCAACCAGTCCTCCTCCGGCACCGACAAGGTCAATGCCATCCTCAACTGTCATCTGGCGACCGGCCGCATCGGCCGCCCGGGCATGGGACCGTTCTCGCTGACGGGCCAGCCGAACGCCATGGGCGGGCGCGAGGTCGGCGGTCTCGCCAACATGCTTGCCGCCCATATGGCGATCGAGAACCCGCAAGACCGGGATCGCGTGCAGCGCTTCTGGGAATCGCCCGTCATCGCCGCAAAACCCGGCCTGAAGGCGGTCGACATGTTCCGCGCCGTGGCCGACGGCCGCATCAAGGCGCTCTGGATCATGGCCACCAATCCCGTCGTTTCGATGCCGGATGCAGACAGCGTCGAAAGCGCGATCGCCGCCTGTCCTTTCGTCGTCGTCTCCGACATCCTCAGAGAGACGGATACGGCCCGGCACGCCAAGGTGCTTCTGCCCTCGCTCGGCTGGGGCGAAAAGGACGGCACCGTCACCAATTCCGAACGGCGGATTTCCAGACAGCGGCCGTTTCTCGGGCTCCCGGGCGACGCAAGGGCCGACTGGTGGCAGCTTGCGGAGGTGGGACGACGGATGGGCTTTGCCGCCGCTTTTGATTTCGACACGCCGGCGGAAATCTTCGCCGAACACGCCGCCCTCTCCGCCTTCGAAAATGACGGCAGCCGCGATTTCGACATCGGCGCCCGCGCCGGTATCTCAGGTGACGCCTATGACGTGCTCTCGCCCTTTCAGTGGCCGCAGGCGGCAGGGACCGAACCCGGCGTCACCCGTTTCTTCGCCGATGGCGGTTTCTACCATGCCGATGGCAAGGCGCGCTTCGTCGCGGTGGAACCGCCCGAAACGAGCCGCACCAATGCCGATTTCCCCTTCACGCTGAATACCGGGCGCATCCGCGACCAGTGGCACACAATGACGCGAACCGGAAAGAGCGCGCGGCTTTCCGCCCATATCGCCGAACCCTTTGCGGAGATCCATCCGCGCGACGCGATCGAAACCGGCATATCGAGCGCGGGTCTCGTCGAGATCGACAGTCCCTACGGCAAGGCGATCGTCCGGGCGCTGGTGACCGATCGCCAGGCGCGCGGCGGCATCTTCGCGCCAATGCACTGGAACGACCAGTTCGCGGCAAAAGCGCGGATCGATGCGGTGGTCGCGCCGATAACCGACCCCTTTTCCGGTCAGCCCGCCTCGAAGAACGTCGCCATCGCCATTCGCCCCTTCCGCGCCACGCATTACGGCTTCGCCGTCTCGGCCGCAAAACCTGCTACGCCCGACGCCGGCTATTGGGCGCTGGCGAAGGCCGATGGCGGCTGGCGGCTGGAGCTTGCCTTCGCTGAGGCCGTCGAAGACTGGACGGCTTGGTGCCGTGCGGTTTTCGCCATTCCGGACGAAGTCGAGCCGCTGGGTTATGCCGACCGGCAATCCGGCGACCTGAGGCTCGCCTTCTTCGACGGCGAGACCCTGCTGGCCGCACTGTTCCTCGCCCGCGAACCGGTTGCCGTCGCGCGCAACTGGGCCATCTCGCAGCTTACCACCTCGCACGGCGACCTCAGGAAACGCTTTGCGCTCGTTGCCGGCCGTCCCGGCGCCGGCAGGCCGGATCCGGGCGCCACCGTCTGCTCCTGCTTCAGTGTCGGAGTCAATCAGATCGCTGCCGCCGTGCGCGGCGGATGCCACAGCGTCGAAGCAGTCGGCAAGGAAACGAGTGCCGGAACCAATTGCGGCTCCTGCCGCAGCGAAATCGGCAGGATCATCGATCGCTGCCTGGCAGCCGCCGCCGAGTGA
- the nirD gene encoding nitrite reductase small subunit NirD has translation MDMTWPQENWHPIGDISDIPLRGARCVKTPQGKIAVFRTAENEVFAIEDHCPHKGGPLSQGIVHAKAVTCPLHNWVISLETGKALGADQGEVRTIPVRNEDGALFIALESLLMAAE, from the coding sequence ATGGACATGACCTGGCCCCAAGAAAACTGGCATCCGATCGGCGACATCTCCGACATTCCCTTGCGTGGTGCACGCTGCGTGAAGACGCCGCAGGGCAAGATCGCCGTCTTCCGCACCGCCGAAAACGAGGTCTTTGCCATTGAGGACCACTGCCCGCACAAGGGCGGCCCGCTCTCCCAGGGCATCGTGCACGCCAAGGCCGTTACCTGCCCGCTGCACAACTGGGTGATCTCGCTGGAAACCGGCAAGGCGCTCGGCGCCGATCAGGGCGAGGTGCGGACCATTCCGGTCCGCAATGAGGACGGCGCCCTGTTCATCGCCCTCGAAAGCCTCCTCATGGCGGCTGAATAA
- the nirB gene encoding nitrite reductase large subunit NirB has translation MTEKLVIIGNGMAPGRMLEHLLERAPGRYEVTIFNAEPRVNYDRIMLSPVLSGEKDYEQIIIHGDGWYIKHGIMLYKGHKIVNIDRVAKTVTSDHGVTESYDKLVIATGSVPFIIPVPGKDLPGVITYRDLDDVQAMLLAAQSREKAVVIGGGLLGLEAAAGLAQRGMDVTVLHVMPTLMERQLDPAAGYLLQKAVEERGIKVICKANTKAIIGNGKVEGIELDDGRIIPATLVVMAVGIRPSVGLAKDAGLAVNRGIVVDAGMQTSDGDIFALGECAEVGGMVYGLVAPLYEMARIAAAHLSDDRSPAFVHADTPTKLKVTGIELYSLGDFADGDDREEIVLRDASAGVYKRLVLKDNKIIGTVLYGETADGAWFNDLKKKATDISEMRETLIFGQAYQGGSPLDPMAAVAALPDDAEICGCNGVCKGKITSTITSKGLTSLDDVRAHTKASASCGSCTGLVEQLMALTLGDSYNPAAVQPMCTCTELGHDDVRRLIKAKGLKSIPAVMQELEWKTSCGCAKCRPALNYYLVCDWPDEYADDYQSRFINERVHANIQKDGTYSVVPRMWGGVTNSNELRAIADVVDKFEIPMVKVTGGQRIDLLGIEKEDLPAVWADLGKAGFVSGQAYAKGLRTVKTCVGSDWCRFGTQDSTGLGIRIEKFMWGSWTPAKLKLAVSGCPRNCAEATCKDIGVICVDSGFEIHFAGAAGLDIKGTEVLGLVKTEDEALEHIVALTQMYREQARYLERIYKWAKRVGLEEIRRQIMGDAEKRTAYYERFVFSQKFAQVDPWSERVSGKDKHEFKPMATIGYPQAAE, from the coding sequence ATGACAGAAAAACTCGTCATCATCGGCAATGGCATGGCGCCCGGGCGCATGCTGGAGCACCTTCTCGAACGGGCGCCCGGACGCTATGAAGTTACGATCTTCAATGCCGAGCCGCGCGTCAATTACGACCGCATCATGCTGTCGCCGGTTCTCTCCGGCGAAAAGGACTACGAGCAGATCATCATTCACGGTGATGGCTGGTACATCAAACACGGCATCATGCTCTACAAGGGCCACAAGATCGTCAATATCGATCGTGTCGCCAAGACCGTCACCTCCGATCACGGCGTCACCGAAAGCTACGACAAGCTGGTGATCGCAACCGGTTCGGTGCCCTTCATCATCCCTGTTCCCGGCAAGGATTTGCCCGGCGTCATCACCTATCGCGATCTCGACGACGTGCAGGCCATGCTGCTTGCCGCCCAGTCGCGCGAAAAGGCCGTCGTCATCGGCGGCGGTCTTTTGGGCCTCGAAGCGGCTGCCGGCCTTGCCCAGCGCGGCATGGACGTCACGGTCCTGCACGTCATGCCGACGCTGATGGAGCGCCAGCTCGATCCTGCCGCCGGTTACCTCTTGCAGAAGGCGGTCGAGGAACGCGGTATCAAGGTCATCTGCAAGGCCAATACCAAGGCGATTATCGGCAACGGCAAGGTCGAGGGCATCGAGCTCGACGACGGCCGCATCATCCCGGCAACCCTCGTCGTGATGGCCGTCGGCATTCGTCCGAGCGTCGGCCTGGCGAAGGACGCCGGCCTGGCGGTCAATCGCGGCATCGTCGTCGATGCCGGCATGCAGACCTCGGACGGCGATATCTTCGCGCTCGGCGAATGCGCCGAGGTGGGCGGCATGGTCTACGGCCTCGTCGCTCCGCTCTACGAGATGGCCCGGATCGCCGCAGCGCATCTGTCGGATGACCGCTCGCCGGCTTTCGTTCACGCCGATACGCCGACCAAGCTGAAGGTCACCGGCATCGAACTCTATTCGCTCGGCGATTTCGCCGACGGCGACGATCGCGAGGAGATCGTGCTGCGCGATGCCAGCGCAGGCGTCTACAAGCGCCTGGTGCTGAAGGACAACAAGATCATCGGCACCGTGCTGTACGGCGAGACCGCCGACGGCGCCTGGTTCAATGATCTGAAAAAGAAAGCGACCGATATTTCGGAGATGCGCGAGACGCTGATCTTCGGTCAGGCCTATCAGGGAGGGTCGCCGCTGGACCCTATGGCGGCCGTTGCAGCCTTGCCGGATGACGCGGAAATCTGTGGCTGCAACGGCGTATGCAAGGGCAAGATCACCTCGACGATCACGAGCAAAGGGCTGACGTCGCTTGACGACGTGCGCGCCCACACCAAGGCATCGGCCTCGTGCGGCTCCTGCACCGGCCTTGTCGAGCAGCTGATGGCACTGACGCTCGGAGACAGCTACAATCCGGCCGCCGTGCAGCCTATGTGCACCTGCACCGAACTCGGCCATGACGATGTTCGTCGCCTGATCAAGGCCAAGGGCCTGAAGAGCATCCCTGCCGTCATGCAGGAACTCGAATGGAAAACCTCCTGCGGCTGCGCCAAGTGTCGGCCGGCGCTCAACTACTACCTGGTCTGCGACTGGCCGGACGAATATGCCGACGACTATCAGTCGCGCTTCATCAATGAGCGCGTCCATGCCAATATCCAGAAGGACGGCACCTATTCGGTCGTGCCGCGCATGTGGGGCGGCGTCACCAATTCGAACGAGCTGCGCGCCATCGCCGATGTCGTCGACAAGTTCGAGATTCCAATGGTGAAGGTAACGGGCGGCCAGCGCATCGACCTGCTCGGCATCGAGAAGGAAGATCTGCCCGCCGTCTGGGCCGATCTCGGCAAGGCCGGATTCGTCTCCGGCCAGGCCTATGCCAAGGGCCTGCGCACGGTGAAGACCTGCGTCGGCTCGGACTGGTGCCGCTTCGGCACGCAGGATTCCACCGGTCTCGGCATCCGCATCGAGAAATTCATGTGGGGCTCCTGGACACCGGCCAAGCTGAAACTGGCGGTGTCCGGCTGCCCGCGCAACTGCGCGGAAGCGACCTGCAAGGATATCGGCGTGATCTGCGTGGATTCCGGTTTCGAGATCCATTTTGCCGGTGCGGCCGGTCTCGACATCAAGGGCACCGAAGTGCTCGGCCTCGTGAAGACCGAGGACGAGGCGCTGGAGCATATCGTGGCGCTGACGCAAATGTACCGCGAGCAGGCCCGCTATCTCGAGCGCATCTACAAATGGGCCAAGCGCGTCGGCCTGGAGGAAATCCGCCGCCAGATCATGGGTGATGCCGAGAAGCGCACGGCCTATTACGAGCGTTTCGTCTTCAGCCAGAAATTTGCCCAGGTCGATCCCTGGTCGGAGCGTGTTTCCGGCAAGGACAAGCATGAGTTCAAGCCGATGGCGACGATCGGCTATCCGCAGGCAGCTGAATAA
- a CDS encoding nitrate/nitrite transporter, protein MSVIEKTQPMSAGEPAKALWISTVAFTLCFAVWTIFAIIGIRIKQELNLNEAEFGLLVGTPVLTGSLVRIVLGIWTGRYGGRLVYTLTMLAAAVATFLLSYAHTYTQMLIAGLGVGLAGGSFAVGVAYVSPFFPAEKQGTALGIFGAGNVGAAVTKFAAPFVLLAWGWQAVAEIWAVCLALMAIVFWFTTTDDPAFRLRRERGVASKSLAQEFAPLQNVQVWRFSLYYFFAFGGFVALSLWLPRYLVGVYGFNLETAGMVAAAYSIPGSIFRAFGGVLSDKKGARSVMYAMLAVSAVATLILSLPATTITPVIFIVVIFVLGFFMSLGKAAVFKHIPAYYPESVGAVGGIVGMMGGLGGFILPIAFGLLKDMTGLWSSCFLLLFAIVAISLVWMHLSVKQLSRQGHSAPVAAT, encoded by the coding sequence ATGTCTGTCATCGAGAAAACGCAGCCCATGTCCGCAGGCGAACCAGCCAAAGCATTGTGGATCTCCACGGTTGCCTTCACCCTCTGTTTCGCCGTCTGGACGATCTTTGCGATCATCGGCATCCGCATCAAGCAGGAGCTCAACCTCAACGAGGCCGAGTTCGGATTGCTGGTCGGCACACCGGTTCTGACCGGTTCGCTCGTGCGCATCGTCCTCGGCATCTGGACGGGGCGTTACGGCGGCCGTCTCGTTTACACGCTGACAATGCTTGCCGCCGCAGTGGCGACCTTCCTGCTCTCCTACGCCCACACCTATACGCAGATGCTGATCGCCGGCCTCGGCGTCGGGCTTGCCGGCGGCTCCTTCGCGGTCGGCGTCGCCTATGTCTCGCCCTTCTTCCCCGCGGAGAAGCAGGGAACGGCGCTCGGCATCTTCGGTGCCGGCAATGTCGGCGCGGCCGTCACCAAATTCGCCGCTCCCTTCGTGCTGCTCGCCTGGGGCTGGCAGGCGGTCGCGGAAATCTGGGCCGTCTGTCTGGCGCTGATGGCTATCGTCTTCTGGTTCACGACCACAGACGATCCGGCCTTCCGTCTTCGCCGCGAGCGCGGCGTCGCCTCCAAGAGCCTCGCCCAGGAATTCGCACCGCTGCAGAACGTCCAGGTCTGGCGCTTCTCGCTCTACTATTTCTTCGCCTTCGGCGGCTTCGTCGCCCTGTCGCTGTGGCTGCCGCGCTATCTAGTCGGCGTCTACGGCTTCAACCTCGAAACTGCCGGCATGGTCGCAGCCGCCTACTCCATCCCTGGCAGCATCTTCCGAGCCTTCGGCGGCGTGCTGTCGGACAAGAAAGGTGCACGCAGCGTGATGTATGCGATGCTGGCCGTGTCCGCCGTGGCCACGCTCATTCTGTCGCTGCCGGCTACGACCATTACGCCTGTAATCTTCATCGTCGTCATCTTCGTGCTCGGCTTCTTCATGAGCCTCGGCAAGGCCGCCGTCTTCAAGCACATTCCTGCCTACTATCCCGAAAGCGTCGGCGCCGTCGGCGGCATCGTCGGGATGATGGGCGGTCTCGGCGGCTTCATCCTGCCGATCGCCTTCGGCCTTCTCAAGGACATGACCGGCCTTTGGTCCAGCTGCTTCCTGCTGCTCTTCGCAATCGTCGCGATCTCGCTCGTCTGGATGCACCTGTCCGTGAAGCAATTGTCGCGCCAAGGGCACTCGGCGCCCGTGGCTGCAACCTGA